The window ctttttttaaaagacagacatTAGGTTGAAACAATCTAACCACTTCTATTCTAGAACTTGAGGTGGGAGGCTTGATTTGCTAACAGAGACACCCCAACAGCTTTTGATAATGTTGGAAGATGTTTAAACTGATTTTAACCACGTTAAGAGGTTGTCTAAGAAACTATCAATGTCAAAGACAATACACTATTACATATCTTTTTAATACAATGTTTCATAAATATCTTTAAAAACAGACAACTGTAACCACATAGGAAGTCCTGCAGTAATAGTAAAGAATGACAATGAAAAGAAATCAGTCAAGTCAcggtaaataaatgtatttttgttaTGAGTCGCGGTAAAAAACTATATCTAGAGTGATGGATTTATGATTGGGAAATCAGTCAGTAACCCAAACAGAAATCAGACATGCGACATCTATGTAGGTGTTCAATTGTACAAGCAGGTGGGTGTTCAGGTGTGCTGTGACACACATTGCATTATTCCGACCCAGTGGGTCACGGGAGGAGGAGCAGTCAGGACACTGCAGAGCTCAGACCACAGACCCTGTCAGTATCAGCACATTCATGCttcagaggaggaagaagggaacaTTTATATTCCTGCCACAAAATATTACAGTGTGTTCACATTTCTCCTGAAGAAACAGAGGAACCCTTGCAGGAAATAGTATTCTTACACAATAAAAGCCATATGGAGACATGTTAATAGTGAGATATTATCTCTTTTATAGTTTCTTAGGCTGGAGTTGGTTCCCCTTTGGTTTCTATTCCTGCCTTCATGTTTCTGTTGTTTCTATTCTTGCCTTCATGTTTCTGGGAATGCTTTCCAATAGACATTGGAGCATTGATGCAGGATTTGCTTCCATTTAGCCACAATAGCATTAGGGATGTTGAGTGATTAGACCTGGCTTCCAGTATTAGAATTGATTCAgattgtgtttgactgtgtttaGGGCAGGGACATGTGCAGGCCAGTCAAGACTATCCACAGCAAATTGGACAAAACATAGCTGTATTCCTCGTCTTTTCAGGGAAGCCCCAAAGCACCTCTCATCCTCTTCTTTCAATTTGTTGATTTTAATAAATTTGACTTAATTAAATTTGAGGTGATTTTATTCTGTGCCATCCAGATGAGTTTGTGTGGCTTTGGTGACAGGGACGCACACAAAAACCACAACAGTTTCTGTTAATTGCATAGAAACTGTCACAGGAAATGTTCTGGTATGGCAGACAACTTAAGTTGCTGCAGCaatttctgtgtttctgtggctgCATTTCCTGGGTTCCAGGTCTCCAGTCAACGCTCTGTCCTGTATCATCTAAACCTTTTAAACAAACTTACTAAGTTTGCActtgtaaatgttttttatatatGATACAAATTCCTTCATATGAATACAAGATTGACATTTTGTTGGCTTGATTAATTGTTTAACTTGTTGCATGTCTGAAAACTTTCACCTAATTGGTTGCACTTGGTTGCTTATCACAgtgtatgctcatgttttggcttcctgcaatgttttggggggctatctcgttgcttatgatcattgacctctgcactttttgtaaagctctcttggaagtcgctttggataaaagcgtctgctaactgaatacatgtaaatgtaatttgaaaTGAAAGCCCCCTCTCTTGTAGGCCATATAAAGCTGTctgttcttctgtgtgtgtggagaaataCACACCCCTTTAATAGACAGGTAACCCAAACAGCTGGGAGACAGCTTTGGCCAAGATGGGATGTCTGGACACTTTAACCCCCGACGCCTCCATTGTCTCCCTGGTCACACCTGTGACCCTGTctgctccccatctctctctttcattctctttccctccttcttctctccgaTCATACCATCCACACTGTGTCACATTGTCTAGGCGACAATGTGACACAGAACCCAGGTCCTGCATCCTGGTTCATAAagagccccctcccctccacaacgACCTTTTGGTCTAATCCTGTTTTAATTTGACTGTTCTCTACACTTATCGTGGAAACTTTTGaatggaaaaaagttgccacggAGAGGGACTGAAAGATAAAAGTTACCTCACGGTtaattgtttgaaataaaacatCTTTTTAAGAACATTATAAAGCACCTAACCCAATGTAAACCCTCATGAAGACACAGAGACCGTTCAGGTACAATTGTTTTGTATTCCAAACAGCACCTTACGCAGCTGAAAATCTTGTATCATACGGAAATTACTTTTAAGTTTAGTTCTTTAGCTTTCTTTACTATTGTTACAAATATTTCCCAGCTCTTTCGGGTGTACTATATTTACAGTACTGAACAGATAGATAGAACAACAATTGCTTACTGATATTCTACagttgggtatagctcagtggttagatcaAGAGGTGGCAGATTCAAATCCCCCCTTATGAATTGtttggatgaaagagagaggatgaaataATTAATTACAGTGGCATGGCATGTTAGCCACACACGTCAGTTTTTATTTCCACAATTTGTATTTCATTTAAATTCATGTATACATCCCAACCAGCAAAAACTAATTTGTTGGGTTGgtttatttacattaaaaattatacattaaGTTCTAACTAGtttaagtttcaggcatgtaacactttcctagtcagttaACAAGGGGTGCATTTCGTGGCAAGAAGgtatacaacaagcctgccatgaaatgcacccccctctaatgtctcttctgtatatcccagcatcaaatgattcttactgtacactgaggggactaatatgagtaaccagagtaagtttcaggcatgtaacactttcctagtcagagttagcagggggtgcatttcctggcaagaaggaatacaacaagcctgccatgaaatgaacccccctctattgtctgttctgtatatcccagtatcaaatgattcttactgtacactgaggggactaaTATGAgaaaccagagtaagtttcaggcatgtaacactttcctagtcagggttagcagggggtgcatttcgtggcaagaaggaatacaataagcctgccatgaaatgaacCCCCCTCTAATGTCTCAATCTGTATaccccagcatcaaatgattcttattgtttactgaggggactagtatgagctATTGTCTGATCTGTATATCCCAgtatcaaattattcttactgtacactgaggggactaatatgagtaaccagagtaagtttcaggcatgtgacactttcctagtcagggttagcagggggtgcatttcgtgGCAAAAAGGAATACAATAAGCCTGCCGTgaaatgtaacactttcctagtcaggaaaaggaaaaggaagaaTGTGGTAATTCTACAGATTTAATAGGTTGTGGTtaactctctctttgtcttcctaTCAGGCTGCTACTTAGCACCTGTACTCCAACACTACACTTCTGTTATTTTATCATACTTTTTTCCTGTCCTCAGAATTGTAAGAATAACAAATCCACACTGCAGGTAAATCTATCAACATTTATTTCAATATGAATCCAACAATAGGTCAACAAGTCACAATACATGATTAACTGACTCCcatttcaataaataaaacagTGCATTTCCTTTTCCTTCCAGGACTTTCGAGAGAAACCAGTTTGTCAGAATACTCAACAAAAAATGTCACTATATATCAGAACAAGTACATTTAAAAAAGATTATCAAATAATTTATCAATTCAATGTCAATCAGATGTTACCGATGTTGTCCCttaacaattaaacaacaaaaaacaacagcaaTGACTTTCcatcaaaataaacaaatagtTCCAAAGAAAATGttaattaattaatgttaaTACTAATTAAGTTAATCTTTTTTGCATCCATTCAAATGACATTTTTTTAAGAATCTCCTTTTGGTAAAGATTGGTGCAGCTTTTAATAACACTCATTATACATATCAGAAACAATTCAAATTGTGTGAAACCCCAAATACTTAAAACTTCACTTCCAAACTCTGCTGTTTGCATTACACAGAAAAACCGAAACAAATTTGAACAGGAGAATGTTCAGTCTACTTAATGTAAACAAAGTGTAGCAAAACACAAGCTGAAAAGCTCAAAATACCACCTATCATCCTTCTGCTTAAGACTTCATCACAAAGACTACAATTAATCAATATTATATAAAATTGTATTATATCAAAAAATTATTGAAAAGAAACCTAAAAGCAatcaggcaaagagagagagtcccAACAAACAGAGCCACAGTGTCTGGAAAAAACGTCCTGAAACCAAATGttaaagggggaaaaaaagacttGCGATGTTGTCATGCTTTCTAAGAGTTTTTCTTTCCTGCAAGTCTCCCTCACAAAGGAGGTTCTAACCCTCAGGACACTTCCTGTTTAAAAGAGATGGTAAAGCGTCAGAGTTTCTGAAGGCCTCCTTGTGGTGGCCGGTCAGAGGCagaatccttcttcttcttgaaCAAATTTTTCAGTTTGGACGTCCTCTTACTCTTCTCCTTaggcttctcccccctccctgaggGAGAGGGGTTGTGAGGGGTGGCAGCCACACCTAGTGGTGTCaggtcttcctctcctgctttcAGGCTTTCGGTCAACATTGGGGCCGTGGCAATAAGCTCATCTGCGCCGGTTGGGGTTGTAGTGGTTGGCGTGGAAACGCATTTCTCCAGGATCCCATCATATACAAGCCGGCTCAAAGGTTCGAAGGGTGGTTTCCATGATGACACAGAGTTTAAGGTAAGGTCAGGCTGTGCCATCCGCCCAGACGAGGAGCCTGACTCCTGAACCACAAACTCCTCCCTTGATATCCTTCGTTTGGGCATTTCCAGGACAACGTCCACCCTGTCCCTGGAGATCTTCCCAGAAGACGTGTCTACAGAGCTGTCAATCATGTctctgggaatcctcctccgaTTTAAGCTTGCAGGCATGTCAAGTTCATCTCTAGAGATCTTCCTAGCAGCAGAGGAGTCCATAGAGAAGTCTGGCATCTCTCTGGACAACAAACGAGAAGACGTGTCTATGAGAATTTCCATCTTGTCCCTTGGAAGCATTTTCCTTGAAAGTGACTCAGTTGAGAACTCAAGTTCCTCCCTGGAAGTCTTTCTAATCGGGATACTGATAGGGTCCACCATTTTGTCCTTGGCCATTACTCTCATGGTGGAATCTGAAGACCCATCTTTGTCCCTTATTAACTTCCTAAAACCTGTGTCCATGGACACCCCAATAGATTCTCTGGAAATCATTCTGAAGGGGCCATCGAATGAACACTCCTCCTGCTGCAACCAGCTGTCCATGGATCCCCCCATGGACTCCCTTGAGAACTTCCTGCCCCCTATTTTGGTAGAAGCTTCTCGTTCTTCTCTGAGCATCTTTCTGTTGGTGGAGTCCACAGAAACCTCAAATGCATCTCTAAAGGTCTTCTTGGAAATGATGTCTACGGAGGGCTCCCACTTGTCCTTGGGCATCCTCAGTGAGGCCGTGTCTGCTGTGGCGTCCATCTTGTCTCTCGGCATCTTTCCGACGGCGGCTCCAACCTCTTCTCTGGGGGACATGCAGATGGGAGGTTCCACTGAAGGTTCCGGTTCCTCTCTGGAGGTGTTCCTCACAGGGTCGTCATCAAACATATCTGCCTCATCACGGTAGATCTTGCGAGGGGCGGAATCAACAGCGGCACTGGGGAAAATCCTGCCAACAGGGGGCGACGTCATGAAGTCTGCATCGGTGAACATTTCCTGAGGCTCTCTATAAAAAAAGAGGGATAGAAGGCggccagagagaagggaggagagagagagataaaggatcAAGAGAAACAAAGTAGTGGAAAACCAGGGTGAAAGACCGGGAAGgagtgaagagaaagagatcaaatgtgagaaagagaaagaagaaaaatagaacgatgaaggagaaaaagagaaagttagacatTCCATTTCAGTGTAACACAACAGTGAGTATCCAATCAAACAATACAAGCCTAAGGACTGGAGATACCAGCCAATGACGTACTGTCTCAGCTGAGACCTTATCAGTTtagtggcctcctcctcctcaaagcAGGGGAGCGGGGCATGACTGGCCAGTAGTAGGTCAGGGTCGGAGGACATCATGGAGGAGGTCTGGGCAATGAGGCCAGGGCGACGAGACCGACACACAGTGGAGCTGAGGCTCCGAGGGGAGCGTTTGATTGGAGGAACTGAAGTGGGGAGGGGTCAAGTCTCTCAGTGGCAACACTTTTGTTCTCTTTATATTCATCAATTAAAGTGCATGTACAAATACTAAATTATAATATGAACATGCCTCATCACCAccactatcatcatcatcatcatcagcaaaACAACCATTACCATCTCCAtcatccccaccaccactaGTTCCCTACCAGGTATCTGAGGTTGGATGGGTGAAGAGTCTTCCGGCAGGTCCTCCACAGAGCTATGGCAGGAGTAGTTCTGCACAGGCACCCGGGACCTAACCAAGTTGGCATCGACATAGAGTGTGGCAGTGAGGCTGGCCAGGCCGGTGTTCCTTATGATGGTGAAGCCACACAGACGCTCGATGTTCTGCCAGCGGACCAGGCGTTCTCGAAGACAGGCCGTCACATCTGACAAGGAGTTCCTGAAGGGAGGACACAGCACAAGTGTGTGAGTTATGAATGGGATTCATGCACTCTAGCTCTCTCAATATGAcagaagactgtgtgtgtgtgtgtgctcatctgTGTTTGTGCTCATGTTTGTGTCTCACTTAGCCTCCATTATCTTTTGGTCCACCTGGTCCAGACAGGAGCTGTGAGCAACATGAAGAGTCCCCAGAACTGAACTCCTCTTCTTTTTGATCTTTTCTGCCTGGACGGAGACACGCATGCAAATGTATTATGAATACAGACAGGACCAGCCATATGTccatccacatttgtctccctccctccctcccaccctccctccctccctccctacctcctccttagCAATGGCCAGCTGGAGCTCTGCTCTGTGCTTCTTGACATTGTAGTACTGGACCTCCACCTCGTGGGTGAGCTGCAGCCACAGCTGTAGGGCCTCAGGAACCGTCCAACTGGACAGCATGTCCTTCTCTGCCCTCTTCAATGCTCCccgcacctggacacacacacacacacacaatcaatcaaacacacacacattggcgtTTTGGCACACAAAACAGGGCTTTGTAATTGGTTGAGACTCTGAATACATAGTACAATCAAAAAGATGTTGAATAGAAGAGCCGATGAACCAACTACGTATGTGGCTACCGTCATATTCAGGAATAGATGGCTGAGGAGTCCATGACcccatagacataataaagagtaGACGCCGCATTGACCACTACTGCCTACTGGCGCTGACGAGCCGTGGGGCCGCCATCTTGGAACGGGCACCCGCTCCACTCAGTGTAATCTGTTTGGCTGGGGCAATGAGCTGTCAGCGCATTTAATTAATCATACCTCACTGAATACCGAACTGACTTTCACACGTTTATTTTTGCTGCAAAGGTCATACAGCTATGATACAGGACATGGTTATTCTATTCACAAAACATAACCAATAGTACGGTAATGTTATATCTTACTTGTGAAAAGTAATCCCCCGAGCCCTGTTTGCGATGGTCTGCCGATTTGAGCAGGAATATGCTGCACAGTGCTGGCATCTTGTTTATTCTGCTGCTACACAACTAGGAGTATGACCTGTCCAAGATGGCGGACGCATTTCTCGCACCCAGCAGCCAATGCGGCCTCtactctttattatgtctatgcATGAGCCTACCTGTTCTAGCTCTTCTTCTGCATATCTCAGACGGCTTAGTTCGCTGACAGCGCCCTCTCTCAGCTCATAGAGGCGGTGCGCCTCCTCTTGCGCCCCCatgatctcatctctcatcttctcctccagggtctgcttctcctccgccacattcctcttctcctcctgggCCCGCTCCAATCTGGGGAGGAGGCAGACCTATTAGCctcacacacggacacaaacacaaacacacacacactgtgtgtactCACTGTTCCTGCAGTTCGCTGAGGTTGAGCTCAGCACTCTGCAGACTCTCCAGGTCTCTCATCATTCTGGAGATGTGTATCTTGCTGGATTTGTTCTGGACCCGGGAAAACCAGCAGCCACCCACTCCCATCATCACTGACACCATCAGCAGCAGGTCCTTCAGCCAGTTATGGGGTGGCCCTGGAAAATGTGAGGGGGCGAGGGGAGAGGCCAGAGTACAATGTTAAATGGTGATGGAGATGTTAATGATAATGGTTTGGGTTTTTGTGTGCTCGTACGTGTAATTGGTCCAAACAGCACAACGTCCAGAGCTTTGATATTGagtttctgtttgtctctctggtcAAAGATCTTCAGCTGACCGCTCAGGAATGATGGCTCATTTGCTGCAATCCTtcacacacagcaacaacacTCACACTGGTTGGATCATGGGACTTGAGGGTTTGGGTGTAAACAAATATTTATTACTCTGAATCTGATTGAATGCAGTTCTAACAGAATGCTTCTCAGAGGTTGATTAATGGTTGCTCTGACCTGGGGAGGGTGTTCCCGTCAACCCTGAACTCTTTGAAGTTCTTCTGGTACTGAGGCAGCTCCACAAAGTCCCTGAGCCAACTTAGAACATCGTCTTGAGTCCAGTTATGCACTGTGGAAGAGGGTGagtggaaagggagaggagggatgaagagagagcaggaaggggTAGGGGAAGAAAATGGGAAGTTAGAAAGAGACtcacatactgtaaatactgtttagatacctacaaacacacacacacacagtaccttctGAGGACTTCCAGCTTCTCCACAGCTCCTCTACAGTGATGTGCTGATCCTCTCTGTGGAGGTTACTGTGTTTATTGGTCTGCTGCTGTTTCATGTCCTCTATGATGAACtgcaaaaggagggagagagagaaaggaaaaaggagagagggagtgagggaagtggaatgggggtgggggtctgtgAACTTTCAAAGTCTTGGGTCAAGTGTTATGACTAGACAAGTCCCACTGCTGTCTTTGAAAATCAAATTGTGTGTTCCAAGGTTTAAATACATTAGGGTTTTAGGGGGGACAGAATAGAGTTGTAGTCCGTTTGTTCCTTGAGTTTATGAGAGTCCATTATATCAAGGTAGTCAATTAATATGactgaaatgtatttaaaagaaatatgagtgtgtgtgtgtatgcatgagtaTGTGTGTTCACTGTCTTGGAATCCATCTTTGGCTGTAACCAGAGTCTTCATGTGATGGCTATTGGAATTCAGGGCCAGTTTTCAGATGGGTGGACCCCTCCCCCCTAGTATCTATGGTAACAGCAACCTGAGCCCCGGGATACTGTAACCGTAACCACATTCTGGAACGTCCCGACATTCAGTAGTTCTTGATCCAGCACCTCTACCACTCCCACATGTACTGGAGCTACCCACTCTCCTGGTGAAAAGATACTGGCTGCACCAGACtgagacccacacacatgctcacacacacacacacaaacatcgcaCAAGCATGCCTGCTGCTTTCAATGAACCTGCGCGCGTTGACCGACCACAGCAGACAACAAATGATATGAGAGAAGGGGGATACCTCCCATACCTCcacactctcctccacctcgATCCCTCCGTCCTTGTCGTCGTCCATCTCCCTGTGGATGTTCCTTAGGGCTTCCAGACTGTAGCGGTCAGACTCGCTCATACAGGGAGGAGTCACCACCACACACGGGTCTACACAGGCACAAAGCATCAGTTAGTCTTCTTGCAAATAgtttgtcagtctgtcagtaAGTCAGccggccagtcagccagccaaccagtatTGGGAATGCTCTAGGCGAGTTCACAGTCAGTGTATAAACTAGGCGTGTAGTCAGTATACAAACTAGCCTTTTTCTTCAGTTTGCGCACCTCAGCTCCatggcctcacacacaggttcgaaaGTCATCTCCAAAGCCGATCTCGGCAATACGCACAGGTCTGGGTGTACATCTGAAGTGGGCTGTGTATTCTGAACATAAGGCTCATCTGAGATAATTCCCTTAGATTCCTTTCTGACAGATAGGCCTACAACTGTCCATCCCTAGGATTCTGTCATTTCATTTAAATACCCCCAAACGGATCTCATCACATGGAAAGTGTCTACTAGagtctcccctgccctctgctggaTCTGTAGTTTTTCTTTAGCTCTCCAGCACATATATATTCTAAACATGAAGATAAATACGACAAATTCCTGGTTGCGGTCCAACCATTTCTTTGTGTACCCAAGAGACTTCGATGAACCCTTGCCAGTGATTTGGCACTTGGCACTTTTTGTTGACGGCGAGGCGACTTACCTTCAGCGTCAAACATTGCTTCTTCATCGGGGTAGGGGAATCGGTAGTGGTTATCACTGTAAACGCTTGCAATGGTGTGCGCGCCCACAAAGAGCACTAAGCGGAGGATAAAGAGCAGAGCCTGGGATGTGGGCATCATGGCTGGGGCTTTCTAGAGCTGTTGGCCCCGAGGCTGCTGCAGAAGATCCACTAATCAGATGTACACAAACAAACTCCTCTTCAGCGAGTGCACCGCCGTGCGCAACAGTGTCATGCGATCGGTGTCTATTAACGGCACCAATGAGGCAAGATGACGCTAATGATTCAGTTGAGAAACCAAGTATTACTATTAGGAAAAGAAAATTGGTGCTATTTGTAAAACGCCAATGTTATAAACTCCTGAGCTTGTTAGGACTAATGTCTTCCAGCAAGTTGTCACGCAACCAGATAACTTCATTAGACCTATTGGCCAAAATAGTTGGCTATTCTGAAAATATTGTCCATCATATAATTACAAAAATACTTAATATGGCAATTTTTTGTGTCTGCAACCCCCAGATATGGACCAACCTAAAATAAATCTCGTGTCCATTTACTCGTTTCTACCTAAGCTCCAGTAGCATCAACATTAAACTAGTGCGCAGAAGTCCAACATCTTTCAAGAGGAACCAAGACATCCAACGGTTTTTAAGAAATGCATGTCGTCGTCTGAGTAGTGCAAACGTGCTTTGACTATTGGGTTCCCCTGCGCCTTTCTTAATTTTTCTTCATAAAGACGTCAACTTTCCGTACTTTTCCATACATCTGTCCCTGTTAACTCTTCTTCCCGTCCAGACTGCGGCGCAGTATAGCGCAGTTGCGTAAAGTTGTGACGCGTTTGCGCGGAaccaacacactcacatacagagcatGAACAACAGTTGTCCCAACAGCTTGCACAAACACTTTAGAACACGATACGCGTGGTCTTCATATCCAGGTCAGATCCGCGTTAGAGACAGTTACCAACTCCAAGAATCCAACGACTTTTCCGCATGTTCGCGGATCTGAGCAGCATCGGGATGGGGTTAGTATTCTGCAGCTGTTGATAGACCTTCTCTAATAACATCTATATCAGGCCTGCTAGGTGATGCAGTCAGTTAGAAAGAGTTTTACGAGgccacattccacacacacactcatctgcaCAGCCTGTCCAGACTCTAGATTAGACAAGGATCTACCTCTCAAACAGCCAGAGAGGCTGAAcacactcttgctctctctctctctctctctgtctctttgtctctctcgctctgtctccctctttctctctctctctctctctctttctctctcacacacacacacacactcatggtaaCAGAAACACAGTGTCATCTTTCGTCCCTGAGCCCCTCCGAGGAGTCTATAAATAAAGGTAGGGCTGACCTCTATTCTGAAGAACATGCACAGGTGACAGGTGTCAATCACTATgccagagggagtgtgtgtatctgtgtgatcTTGAAGAAGTAGGTTGCCAGTGTTTGTaacgagtgtgtctgtgtgtatattttgtggtgtATATATTAAGTGGTTTTGCAAGCTGTTATAAGCAGATAGACTGATcacaagaaacacacagagatccATATACAGAGGGGCAAACTTCTGCTTTTTTATTACTTGACCTTTCTCTTGCGAATACTGAGACTCACCTTTAGAATGACACTCAAAAGAAAAGACATGaaaggagagaaatagaaatGAGAAAAAAATGATATACAAAACAATGTCCACTGAATTACCCATCATTGAGTTCTTACTGGAATTAAAtgattctctctctgactccaaACGA of the Osmerus eperlanus chromosome 14, fOsmEpe2.1, whole genome shotgun sequence genome contains:
- the LOC134033218 gene encoding stromal interaction molecule 2-like isoform X1, with protein sequence MMPTSQALLFILRLVLFVGAHTIASVYSDNHYRFPYPDEEAMFDAEDPCVVVTPPCMSESDRYSLEALRNIHREMDDDKDGGIEVEESVEFIIEDMKQQQTNKHSNLHREDQHITVEELWRSWKSSEVHNWTQDDVLSWLRDFVELPQYQKNFKEFRVDGNTLPRIAANEPSFLSGQLKIFDQRDKQKLNIKALDVVLFGPITRPPHNWLKDLLLMVSVMMGVGGCWFSRVQNKSSKIHISRMMRDLESLQSAELNLSELQEQLERAQEEKRNVAEEKQTLEEKMRDEIMGAQEEAHRLYELREGAVSELSRLRYAEEELEQVRGALKRAEKDMLSSWTVPEALQLWLQLTHEVEVQYYNVKKHRAELQLAIAKEEAEKIKKKRSSVLGTLHVAHSSCLDQVDQKIMEAKNSLSDVTACLRERLVRWQNIERLCGFTIIRNTGLASLTATLYVDANLVRSRVPVQNYSCHSSVEDLPEDSSPIQPQIPVPPIKRSPRSLSSTVCRSRRPGLIAQTSSMMSSDPDLLLASHAPLPCFEEEEATKLIRSQLRQEPQEMFTDADFMTSPPVGRIFPSAAVDSAPRKIYRDEADMFDDDPVRNTSREEPEPSVEPPICMSPREEVGAAVGKMPRDKMDATADTASLRMPKDKWEPSVDIISKKTFRDAFEVSVDSTNRKMLREEREASTKIGGRKFSRESMGGSMDSWLQQEECSFDGPFRMISRESIGVSMDTGFRKLIRDKDGSSDSTMRVMAKDKMVDPISIPIRKTSREELEFSTESLSRKMLPRDKMEILIDTSSRLLSREMPDFSMDSSAARKISRDELDMPASLNRRRIPRDMIDSSVDTSSGKISRDRVDVVLEMPKRRISREEFVVQESGSSSGRMAQPDLTLNSVSSWKPPFEPLSRLVYDGILEKCVSTPTTTTPTGADELIATAPMLTESLKAGEEDLTPLGVAATPHNPSPSGRGEKPKEKSKRTSKLKNLFKKKKDSASDRPPQGGLQKL
- the LOC134033218 gene encoding stromal interaction molecule 2-like isoform X2, with protein sequence MMPTSQALLFILRLVLFVGAHTIASVYSDNHYRFPYPDEEAMFDAEDPCVVVTPPCMSESDRYSLEALRNIHREMDDDKDGGIEVEESVEFIIEDMKQQQTNKHSNLHREDQHITVEELWRSWKSSEVHNWTQDDVLSWLRDFVELPQYQKNFKEFRVDGNTLPRIAANEPSFLSGQLKIFDQRDKQKLNIKALDVVLFGPITRPPHNWLKDLLLMVSVMMGVGGCWFSRVQNKSSKIHISRMMRDLESLQSAELNLSELQEQLERAQEEKRNVAEEKQTLEEKMRDEIMGAQEEAHRLYELREGAVSELSRLRYAEEELEQVRGALKRAEKDMLSSWTVPEALQLWLQLTHEVEVQYYNVKKHRAELQLAIAKEEAEKIKKKRSSVLGTLHVAHSSCLDQVDQKIMEAKNSLSDVTACLRERLVRWQNIERLCGFTIIRNTGLASLTATLYVDANLVRSRVPVQNYSCHSSVEDLPEDSSPIQPQIPVPPIKRSPRSLSSTVCRSRRPGLIAQTSSMMSSDPDLLLASHAPLPCFEEEEATKLIREPQEMFTDADFMTSPPVGRIFPSAAVDSAPRKIYRDEADMFDDDPVRNTSREEPEPSVEPPICMSPREEVGAAVGKMPRDKMDATADTASLRMPKDKWEPSVDIISKKTFRDAFEVSVDSTNRKMLREEREASTKIGGRKFSRESMGGSMDSWLQQEECSFDGPFRMISRESIGVSMDTGFRKLIRDKDGSSDSTMRVMAKDKMVDPISIPIRKTSREELEFSTESLSRKMLPRDKMEILIDTSSRLLSREMPDFSMDSSAARKISRDELDMPASLNRRRIPRDMIDSSVDTSSGKISRDRVDVVLEMPKRRISREEFVVQESGSSSGRMAQPDLTLNSVSSWKPPFEPLSRLVYDGILEKCVSTPTTTTPTGADELIATAPMLTESLKAGEEDLTPLGVAATPHNPSPSGRGEKPKEKSKRTSKLKNLFKKKKDSASDRPPQGGLQKL
- the LOC134033218 gene encoding stromal interaction molecule 2-like isoform X3, with product MMPTSQALLFILRLVLFVGAHTIASVYSDNHYRFPYPDEEAMFDAEDPCVVVTPPCMSESDRYSLEALRNIHREMDDDKDGGIEVEESVEFIIEDMKQQQTNKHSNLHREDQHITVEELWRSWKSSEVHNWTQDDVLSWLRDFVELPQYQKNFKEFRVDGNTLPRIAANEPSFLSGQLKIFDQRDKQKLNIKALDVVLFGPITRPPHNWLKDLLLMVSVMMGVGGCWFSRVQNKSSKIHISRMMRDLESLQSAELNLSELQEQLERAQEEKRNVAEEKQTLEEKMRDEIMGAQEEAHRLYELREGAVSELSRLRYAEEELEQVRGALKRAEKDMLSSWTVPEALQLWLQLTHEVEVQYYNVKKHRAELQLAIAKEEAEKIKKKRSSVLGTLHVAHSSCLDQVDQKIMEAKNSLSDVTACLRERLVRWQNIERLCGFTIIRNTGLASLTATLYVDANLVRSRVPVQNYSCHSSVEDLPEDSSPIQPQIPESLRKCSPMQTS